The following are from one region of the Chloracidobacterium sp. genome:
- a CDS encoding DUF2721 domain-containing protein: MAAGDIVNLNPTAMSSTIEFLTAMITPALLISATGSLVLSTSTRLGRVVDRARDLEKRLSEVILAEDKDAIPLYDHRLEVIVDLLDKVTTRARILQRAQGAFYYGLCFFILTSVTIAVAGLFGIYRWLPIPVGVVGILFLLYGSVQMLRETSMATATINAEMDFTWKLAKTVAPKEIVSRYTMTDVGVLERTDEPVSDNTGRE, encoded by the coding sequence ATGGCAGCAGGCGATATTGTAAACCTAAATCCAACGGCGATGAGTTCGACCATCGAGTTTCTTACGGCGATGATCACACCGGCGTTGTTGATCTCAGCGACCGGTTCTCTCGTCCTTTCGACCTCGACCCGTCTCGGACGTGTGGTCGATCGAGCACGCGATCTTGAAAAGCGGCTGAGTGAGGTGATACTTGCTGAGGACAAAGACGCAATTCCGCTTTACGATCACAGGCTCGAGGTGATCGTAGACCTTCTCGACAAGGTGACCACCCGCGCACGCATACTCCAACGTGCTCAAGGCGCGTTTTACTACGGACTTTGCTTTTTTATCTTGACGAGCGTCACGATCGCGGTCGCCGGGCTTTTTGGCATATACAGGTGGCTTCCCATACCTGTCGGAGTGGTCGGCATTTTGTTTTTGCTCTACGGCTCGGTACAAATGCTTCGGGAAACAAGTATGGCAACCGCGACGATAAATGCCGAGATGGACTTCACCTGGAAACTTGCAAAAACCGTCGCACCAAAAGAGATCGTCAGTAGGTACACAATGACCGATGTCGGTGTACTTGAGCGAACCGACGAACCTGTCAGCGATAATACAGGACGCGAATGA
- a CDS encoding radical SAM protein, with the protein MNAPGYIRLLRSGELDQRVEKLEELLRSCNVCPKDCGNDRLSDEIAACYSGRLPIVSSFTAHFGEEPCLSGTNGAGNIFFGNCNLRCVYCQNHQISQTWKTQKKNEITHERLAEMMLDLQDRGCHNIGFVSPTHFAPQMARGILLAARQGLNLPIVYNTNAYDSLEVLRLLDGIVDVYLPDLKYADSVAGFQYSKVRDYKEHARAAIKEMHRQMGDTLQFGEDGLLKRGLMIRLLVLPNGIADIESNLRWIRDELSPKTAISLMAQYYATNKAGTDDRYILLSRRISEGEWFDAVSLLDELGMEEGFMQEYESASHYYRPDFTDKDKPFRDIRDFQ; encoded by the coding sequence ATGAACGCACCGGGGTACATCAGATTGCTTCGGTCCGGTGAGCTTGACCAACGCGTTGAAAAGCTCGAGGAATTGCTCCGATCCTGTAACGTCTGCCCGAAGGACTGCGGCAACGACCGTCTCTCCGACGAGATCGCGGCATGTTATTCGGGCCGCTTGCCGATCGTTTCATCTTTCACGGCACACTTTGGCGAAGAGCCCTGTCTGAGCGGAACAAATGGCGCCGGAAATATTTTTTTCGGCAACTGCAACCTCCGCTGCGTCTATTGCCAAAACCATCAGATCTCGCAAACCTGGAAAACGCAGAAAAAGAACGAGATAACCCACGAACGCCTCGCCGAGATGATGCTCGATCTGCAAGATCGCGGCTGCCATAACATTGGCTTTGTCTCGCCCACGCATTTTGCTCCGCAGATGGCCCGCGGAATTTTGCTCGCCGCCCGACAGGGATTGAACCTGCCGATCGTTTACAACACAAATGCGTACGATTCGCTCGAGGTCTTACGATTGCTCGACGGCATCGTCGACGTCTATCTGCCAGATCTCAAGTACGCTGATTCCGTTGCGGGTTTTCAGTATTCCAAGGTCCGCGATTACAAGGAACACGCTCGGGCCGCGATCAAGGAAATGCACCGGCAGATGGGCGACACGCTTCAGTTTGGCGAAGACGGCCTGCTCAAACGCGGCCTCATGATCCGCCTTCTCGTCCTCCCAAACGGCATCGCCGACATCGAATCAAACCTCCGCTGGATCCGCGACGAGCTGTCCCCCAAAACTGCCATCTCTCTCATGGCCCAATACTACGCCACCAACAAAGCCGGGACCGACGACAGGTATATTCTCCTCTCCCGCCGCATCTCCGAAGGAGAATGGTTCGACGCAGTCTCGCTGCTCGATGAGCTCGGGATGGAGGAAGGTTTTATGCAGGAGTATGAATCGGCATCGCATTACTACCGGCCGGATTTTACCGACAAGGACAAGCCGTTTCGAGATATTCGCGATTTTCAGTAG